The sequence AttacctcacatagttacctttgtgtgtgtgtctgcagaaTGCTTAAGATGTATTCTTTTAGCAAATTTGAAGTATACAGTTCAGCATTATTAACTCTAGCCACCAGGTTGTACACTAGGTCCTCTGAATTTGTTCCTCTTAGACCTGAGAGCTTGtatcctttgaccaacatctgagttcccccacccaccagctcctgacaaccaccattctgTTCTCTGGTTCTACAAGTTTGACTTGTTTCAGCTCCaagtataagtgagatcatgtagtatttctttttctgtatctagTTTATTTCACGTAGCATAATGTCCTGTGGTTTTATCCATGTTGTCTCAAATGGCCCTCCGGATATTCTGaacaacacaagaaaagcagctttttgtgtgtgtttgtatcagTTTTGTAACTATTTACCTTATTGGATTATTTTAGTGTTTCCAGTAGTTTCTTCCATTGATTCTCTTggggtttttaaaaaagacagttaTAACATCTGCAAATGGTTTTGCTACTTCttatttttagccttttttttttttttggtccgaGTGAATTTGTAGTTACTtccagaaaatgttttaaaaaatggtggAAACCTTTGGTTTttactttaatgaaaaatatgattCTGTCTTTTGGCCTGAGATGGATGTTTGGCTAGAGatagaatatttttcaaaaatcctGTTTTATTAAGAGCTTAAAAAAGTCAGGGGTCAGTGCTGAATTCTGTCACCTTTGTTTTCAGCCTCTGTGGTGACAGGGTTTTTTCTCTGTTGTCTTATTAAATCAATGGTACTTTTCTAATACATATTCACTCACATATCTCTGCACTTATGTAGGATAGTCTTCTTTGTATCGCTAGATTGTATTtataataactaaataaaaatattaacattaatattACTGATAAATGATGGTCTGATATAATCTTTCATTTGGAAGATGTTATCTTTCTCATGTTCTGCtgattttgtaaaaaataatttctgaattcCTTCTAATGCTCTGGAACAGTTTAAATAGCATTGTGGTTATTGTTTTTGAAGATTTGGTAGAATTCTCTGAAACCAGCTAAATAAACCTGTACATTTTGAGGAGTAGCCCTTGGCAACTTTCTCACTTTCTTCCAGGGTGATTGTTTGGGTTAAACTAGACATGTTCAGTCTTAAAGCTCCCCAGTCTTAATAGAAATAAGCAAGACTCTGGCAGGACTGCTTTGTGGAAAGAGTATGGGCTTTTGAGGGCTAACCTGTTTTGAAATATGGGTCAGCCCTTATTGCCTGAGCTTCTCATGAAGCTTAGTGTTTTATCTGTAAAAATGGGGCTGATATTTACCTTGAGGtttgttgtgaagatgaaataatATAGTGTATAGGATAGTGCCCAACCGTGTCTGTCTCTATTGGTGTTTGATACATGTTAGATTTGTTTCATTCTGTCCTGTtctgttcctttatttttatttgtggctTCTTAGATAAGATTTGTTCACAGTTTTCACTTTGAAGTATTTGtcaatatttttgcattttacctTGGTCTCAAATTCTGTGCCTTAAGCATCAGTTTATGTGACTCGACTCCATAGACACTGAACTAGATGCCTATTAGCCCAGGCTTTCAAACTCTCTTAGCACTAACATAGTAGAGAGAAAGGTATGACTTACTCTGAAACTTTCATTAACACCTGTTGGTATGTGGTGTCACTGCTCTGGACTAGAGGGGAGAGTGTGTAGACACTAGAACCATGTCTGTTCTTTTTCATCTCCAAGCTGTTTTCAGTTTATTCTCTCTTGATTGTCTTGGGAAGTGTAAATTTCAACAGAAAGCTGTAGCTTGCTTAGTCCTTTCCAGTGGAAATTCTGGATGCTCAGATAGCAGGAAAATTAATGTTAGGGATTCAGTGAGTGGTCCTTATGACAAGGCATGAGGGTCAATGGCTAAGGAGTGAAGTGTGCTTTGTATCTCAGTTGAAGGGccgaaaaaatatttttctgtagaaACATTGTTCAGTTGCATTCATGTAAGGGTATTTAAAAGACTTTTATGTACCAGGCAGTGCTAAGCAgtagaagtaaaaagaaatgagacaagTGCTTCTAGTTTTAAGATACTTAGAGACTAGTTCAGAAGATGTAAACAGACAGTGACAGGATAACCTGAAAAGAAACATGAAGTTCCATGAGTTTAGAGAAGGAAAGTTCCATTAACTGCTGGAGGGGTTAGGGAGGTTTTCACATGGGTGACATTTGATGTGTGTTTGTATCTATGGCGTGATCTACCATATGCACACGCAACAGCAATAAGATGGGAACAaggtggggttcccaggtggggTTCCCAGTTCAGTGAGACCCAAGGATGGCGTGCAAAAGAAGCCTTTGGTTGTATAACAGTATAGCGGTCAGTCAGTATTGTTGGCTAGTTggatgaataaaagaatgaataatatatatatttcaggcaCTCATATATGACCTCAAGGAATATAACTACTTGGGAACATATGTTCCAAAATTTAGCTTAAAAATTAGTCTCTTAAACACAGTCCTTGCTTGTATTGGGAAAAGTTTATTCTGAATCAAATACAAGTTTGTCTTAGGGATTTTGTTTCCTCATTAGTTACATGAAGAATGGTATATTTTCATCCCTGGAAGGACCAAAGATAATGACtttcagaaatcaaaaggaaatgatCAGATCCCTTCTATTCACCTAGATGGTGGGAGCACTTAACCTTTTCTGCCATCTGGTTTAGAAGTTCATTTATTTTAGTCAGGCCAGTGGTCTCAAAGTTGAGGGAGTATGCAAGACTGTTTATGTTGGGGTACAGGAgggaaatgttaacatttttatttataatgcttTGAACGCCCAttgtttaatttctgtttttgtgtatatacatatacacacatacatgtatatgcatgaacTACACAAAGCACATGTGTACTCACATGTGTTTTCACATATATTTACACACAAAATGAGGTTAtgtgcccccccccccaacccagaTGGAAAGGTTAGAGGTCCCTGATTTAAGCCATCAGTACAAAATGCTTTTAAAGAgatcttaaaatatttgaaaatttaatctGGGGTTTAAAAATAATCCGTCTCATTTTATACCAGTTTAAGAGGAACACTTTAAATAAACATAATAGGTTGTAATTCAGGTTTAATAGCAGATATATACTTGCAGGTACTTTAAATAGATTTTTTGTTACACAGAAGTAACTTTCAGAGAGCAATTCTATAACATGTTTTCTTAGTGAGATGGTAGTAAGTACCATAAGCCTCCTTGCTATACACTGCCCCTTGTCCTACATTTCCCTCCTTAGTTGGTTAAAAATCACACTGCAATGCATAATACAAAACTGTATACTCTGTATGATCCCAACTATGTATAAAGTGTAGGtttgtataaatgtgtgtgtacatagctatatttttgtgtgtatgtgtgtgtgtaatacaaTGACttactaaaagagaaaaaaaaaaatcacaaaggctTGCTCAGTTCCAGTGCTTTGCCAAAGCCTTCCCTGGTGCTGTTATTTGGCACAAGACTGACACCTAGAGTccattgtagcttatttattctgAGGTTTTCTCTGGCTGAACCTTCTGCTTTGGATTTTTTGTTAAAATAACTAACATGTTATACTAACTAAAATGTTACTGTATTCTATTGTGCTCTCACTTTTTGTTGGTAGCATGATGTAAGTTATTTTGCATACCCTGGCAGGAAAATGTGTATTATACCACTGGCCCATTGCAACACTAGAGGAAATAATACTTGCAGCAAAATACTGTTCAAGATGATTTTTCTCTAACTCAGATTTTGACACATTCCTTCCTCTCTCCGTTCCTCTTTCCCTGCCAACTTTGTCTAGTTGGCCCACCACATCTAGAAACCATAAAGACAGTTCTTCCAGGCAAGACTGAGGCACTTGGTGTGACTTCAGATCATCTTCAGGGTATCAGTCATCGTGTGGTTATGTCGAATGGAGCAAATACAGGAGGACATATGCTTTAACTGGAAGTTTTTGAAGATGCTTGACTGCTTAAAATTCTCCTACCTAGCAAATTAGGAAAGTATTTTTCAGTTGCATTTTGTTGGGTTTTAGTATTTTGGTAATTTCCATTAGTAATAGTTTCCTTATATTCTCTGGCATCCTTCTTGTAGCTAGTTGACTTTTCCATTTACcttaaattgttttctaaaaaaaaccTGATGGGTGTATATCTACTAATACTTTCATAATGTCTGGAGTGGGATTTTCAGTGACTTCATTGAAAGTCAGAAGACTTCTATGGTCTTTCATAGTTAGAAAGCGCTGCTCTGTTTTCATAAGTGTTGTCTTTTTCCTGCAATAGTAAATAACAAGACACATTTTAAGTTTTGTAACCAATAACACCACACTAAGAGCGACGTATTAATTATAGTGCCGTCTTCCATTCTCCAGTAACCATAAAGGTCCAGTTTCCACTTTCCCTTTATTTGGAGTAAGATGTGGGAACTAAAGAATAACTTTCTTGTTTACATGCCATTGTCAAAGCACTGACTGAGGGCTTTAAAATTCCTACTTCCAGGCTTGTCTTCTAGCCATTTAATTTGGCCTCTCTGCTGAAAAGGTGCCTGTGTCAATAAAAGAAGAGTGTGAACATGCATTTGTAATTATTCAGAGTGGCATCTTAGGTATTTATAATTAAATCACTTCTTTATGTACTTCTATATACATCGAAGGATGAAGTGACTACTTAGATGATACTATTTCCTGGATGAAAATCCTTTTTagaaattagatttaaaaaaaccaCATCTCATATCAGAATTCTGTTTCATTTGCCCCCGTGGCTGCTGTTTAAGAAAATATCTCTGCTAGTGTATAAGTTCtttattttgtatacattttaatttaaatctgaAAAGTCTGATCAGGTATCGTGGAAACTGTCTGCTCTACTAGCTGTAAAACAATGTCTTGTTTGAAAAAACCTGTTTTTATGGGACTTTAAGACTGTATAAGGACTATCAGAATGTATTATAGTCAACATATACATTCTTCCTATCACTAAACATCAAAGGCTGAAGAAATACTCATCTTTTATTcttattatctgtcttttctaATGTGAGCAAGTAAGTTTTCTGTATAATTTGATCCACAGATGTTTGCAACATTTGCTTAATGGTTACAACTGATGCAAGATACAGTCCAAAGAAGCTTTCAACCCACAAAAGCATCCTTGTCTGTATTGAAAACATTACCTGTATCCAGTGTGTTTCAGAAAGATTTCATGTCACTAAGATGCCAGCCTGGTGTCTATTTGATATTGCATCAGATGTCCTTTGTTATGTATTTATCAAAACAAATGCATTTTATGAAAGTCCTCTTTCAgactctttttaaagaaaaacttgatTATTGACAGCTTGCTGGCAGCCAAGTTTTTTTAGTTAAACATGCTTTATATCTTTTTAGTTAAACATGCTTTTTAGCTTTACATCTTTTTGATATTTTACACTTACAGTTTGTTGGCTTGTTTGCACATGTCTCTTGTTATATAGCTCTTGAGCAATTTCCTGAAAAATACGCCGAGCACTCTTTTTCtataaatacaaataagaaaaaaaaatgttgtcttATGATTAAAAGCAATGATTATTGCACGTTATCtgagccttttctttctttattggccACCAGTCTTAGAAACTACCCCACCCAACACATCTGTACCTACAGTTAACTCTTGTATTTTGAGTATATTAAGTAGAATTTATGATTGAGACCTGTCAATTTGCCATATATTCTACCACTTGagaatataatttttatcaaCAATAGGAAACAGTATGAAAGTTGTTCTGTGATGATGTTctgtttcttaaattattttcaatgtaAAATAGTTAATAACCACAATTCTGAAGATGTTTTACCAGCATTAGTGTGTACCTTTTGtgattcttctgtttctttctttctttgagtgTTAGATTTTGCCtgtcaggaagaaaaggaaagtctTACAAGACATGTTATGTACTCAGAACAATCATGGCAGATATCTCATACCATAATAAGGTTAAACAAACTTAATATTTAAGTAATATGCAGTAAGAGTAATTTTCATGTCACTTCTGAGGTGTTTTTATTAATAGCTCAAGCTGATATCGATAATAGGATTTACGGTAATCTTAATATAACACATACATATCCCCTCTTATAGCATGTGAACAATGAGAAGTATAGTCTTTCTCAAAAACTTTAGGCCTCTTAAAGATATTTTAAGGCAGTGTctaatctctctttttctctctttttaaaatatttatttagctgttcCGGGTCTCAATTGCATCATGCAGGACTTTTAGAAGTatcgtgtgggatctagttccctgatcagggattgaatctggacacaccctgcattgggaacatggagtcctagccactgtaccaccggggaagtccctccaGTCTCTTTCGTTAACCTTTTTCACTCTTAAAGATCGTTCTTAGGCCTTTCATACCTCCCCCACCAGTGGAAAAGTAGTGTGTGTCTGATGGTTATAAAGAAGGATCTCTTATTCCCATTTATGGAAAGAAAACCATATAAATTGTGTACTCTGGTTAGTAATTTTCAGTGATGAaaactttttgcttttttctgcaGACCTCTTCTGCAGTAGGTATTTCCTGCAGATGCAAAGGGAGATGTTAATTAGGTGAGCTATTTCTGAGGCTCCCAACATGTGGAGAGATGgaaattatttccttaggataattTTCAAGGCCATAGGGACATCTTGTGCAAGATGTTTGACTTACTTTGGTGAGGACGATGAGGATCACGAGCACACTGGTGATGTAGACAGAGAACAGGACTAAGAGGGCTGTCAGGGCAGACTGCAGTTCCTTGCTGAGAACCTTCATCTCTTTGTTAAttacagacagagaaagagacagtCACTATTGAAACATATTAttgcaaatatatgtataaagtgTAATTGAAACTAAATGTTAAGGGGGACACATGAGCTTATGCTATTTGGCTATTCATATAAAAATTTATTCAGGGGCTCTTGATTTAGAAGGTACTCAAGTatatgatcggagaaggcaatggcaccccactccagtactcttgcctggaaactcccatgggcggaggaacctggtgggctgcagtccatggggtcactaagggtcggacacaactgagtgacttcactttcacttttcactttcatgcgttggagaaggaaatggcaacccactccagtgttcttgcctggagaatcccagggacgggggagcctggtgggctgccatttatggggtcgcacagagtcggacacaactgaagtggcttggcagcagcagcagcaagtatatgATATAGTTAAAGTCATCTCATTAGTTCTTTAAGTGTATTATGCCCAAAatgttactcatttttaaaacttaaaattttaataaattcaatTAATTATTTGTCATGATGCTAAGAATTACTTTTTATGTAAATTGTTGCTTAAAGTGAGATAAACATTTCAAGACAGGTTGTTCAAGGGTGTTTTAAGTTTCTTTTAGTAGATACAAGTGTCACCAAGAGTCTATGGAGTTAAAATTCTTTCCTACATATGTTTATGACCTTGAACTGTACACATAGGTAAGCAGTGCAATCTTTGAAGACCCTGAGAAGGCCATACACTAAGATTATGGTGCTCACTGCACACTTGTGTGTGCAGTGGTGTTGTGTGTCTCTTCTTTCTAATAAAGCTGGAAGTAGAATTATTGAATCCATTTGTACATTCTGAATTTCTCCCTCCCTGCAGGAAGTGTCCTGTTCTCTAGGTAGTGATGAAGTAACACACCGCATCTTCAAGTACGCAATTATTTGAAGTACAAAATCCAATTAAATTTGTAATTGTTATCTGAATAACTTGTGCTTTTCAACTAAATAAGCCTGTAGATGCTTATCCTGTGAACTCAGTTTATACAACATACATTTTTCTTGTGAAACTTAACAAATCAACCATAtctgtaaaacttaaaaaaaaaaagtttcaagtgTGAAATTAGAGGCTCTGTTAAAAAGGTAGGAAATTGCTGTTTCTGTCTTAATGGTATTTTCATTCCTACTCTTAAAGAAGGGTGTTTCATCACATGAACTTGCAGGTTTGAGACCTCCTTCTTTACAAACCATTTTTCTTCTGGCTGTTGTTGTTTATAGAAGACACATGCATGCAGTGAGAGACACAAATCTCCATAGctgttgtgtgtttgttttcatatctgttgtttagtcatgtccgactctttcagatcccatagactgcagtgcgcctggcttccctgtccttcaccatctcccggagtttgctcaaattcaagtccattgagtccgggatgccatccaaccatctcattctctgtcgcccccttctcctcctgcctttgatctttcccagcatcagggtcatttccagtgagttggctcttcacatcaggtggccaaagtattggagcttctgcatcactccttccagtgaatattcagagttgatttccttagcTGACATTAATTATTTGATGTAAACCAGGCACCATTAAAAGTGCTTTATGTGCATTAATTCATTTATAATTTACCCCTACAAGTAAGCATAAACTAACATTAAATGATGCTGAAATAGCAAAAGTTCATTAGAACACCAAAGTAAGAATTGTAATATAGGACAATCTGGGCTCCTCGAAGTCCGGTGTTAAAACCAAAAGCCTGATCAATTTGAGTTTATGTTTTAATGATCTCAGAGCTCATCGTACTAGAGTTTCTTTAAAGGGGAAAGGTCTGAGAAAAGCATGGAGTTActgttcttctcttcctttctccagaaTCGTGAAGTTTTTCCTCACAGTTTCATAATTTATAGGTCTTAGCTAGGCTCAGTGTCCTCAGTTGCATGAGGAGATTGTCATGGATTTAGTAAGTCTAAGGAAACCACACCGACCCTTTTTCTGTTCATTATCTATGCACAAGGGGGTAAGGTCAGGGGTCCCCCAGTGGCTTTACCTAAAACTTGTGTTTATTCTCCATAATGCATATTTTTTTTATGGGTTCAATTTATTGATTGCTTATGCTTCTCCAGTGTTTTGTTCTAGATGGTGCAATACCAGGCCAGATCCTAACAAGGCTCTTAGTTAAACATCATATTTCAATCCGTGTAACGTGGAGAAAGGAGGACATAGTTGGTCAGCCTTTGCCAGTAAAGTCTGGACATAGAGAATACAGCACCTGACATCACCCTGACTGTGTCTGCGGAGGCTGAGAGATGGGATTGGAGTAGTTCATCAATCCAGACTGCATGTTGGCTAGTGTGAAGGTCACACTTTTCACTGGCTGAGCTATTAAGTTATCAGATGTATCTCCTAATCTCTGCATAGAAGTAAGTGATGCATGTAAGGGACCAAGCAGAACACACTGTACGGGAATAAAGCTTTGACTGACCTCTTACCACAAGCACAGTCCCTCCTCCCGTTTGCTTAGCTCTCGGTTGCTTTGAGTTGGGAAAGGCTATTCCACAGACGTAGATTGCACTGTCATTGAAAGTCAGCCTGTTCACAGTGAGGGAAACCTGGTTTTGTGCCGGATTCTCAAGTGTGTATTTGTCTGTCTTACTTCTGCATCCATTCGAGAACAGGTTCTCAGACTTGTGAGTCCCGTAGCGAAACCACAGGC is a genomic window of Bubalus kerabau isolate K-KA32 ecotype Philippines breed swamp buffalo chromosome 23, PCC_UOA_SB_1v2, whole genome shotgun sequence containing:
- the IGSF6 gene encoding immunoglobulin superfamily member 6 isoform X2, giving the protein METVNRGKIILGLELNLILFYVGVADDCTVSVSQPPELEVDYTQKVVTLPCSFSTVGCPAEQPKCLWFRYGTHKSENLFSNGCRSKTDKYTLENPAQNQVSLTVNRLTFNDSAIYVCGIAFPNSKQPRAKQTGGGTVLVVREMKVLSKELQSALTALLVLFSVYITSVLVILIVLTKAKSNTQRKKETEESQKKKSARRIFQEIAQELYNKRHVQTSQQTEKDNTYENRAALSNYERP
- the IGSF6 gene encoding immunoglobulin superfamily member 6 isoform X1, producing MLIKQEHRTKGGETPTEQAPLLPPTGVADDCTVSVSQPPELEVDYTQKVVTLPCSFSTVGCPAEQPKCLWFRYGTHKSENLFSNGCRSKTDKYTLENPAQNQVSLTVNRLTFNDSAIYVCGIAFPNSKQPRAKQTGGGTVLVVREMKVLSKELQSALTALLVLFSVYITSVLVILIVLTKAKSNTQRKKETEESQKKKSARRIFQEIAQELYNKRHVQTSQQTEKDNTYENRAALSNYERP